From a region of the Neobacillus niacini genome:
- a CDS encoding DUF6544 family protein — MFVKNGENQVANLLEGIDKESSKTIEREDMKKLPSPVQKWLTNTNVIGKEEVKTVRLKQQGRMRTEKNGKWLPTKGEQYFSISEPGFIWIADVKMAPLVQLSGIDTFIAGTGKMKIKVFSLFPVVDAKGPEMDSGTMMRYLAEMMWYPSAALKPYIKWEEIDGTSAKATMEYNGISVSGVFYFNEKGDILRFVGKRYREVNGKYVLSDWGAINKEFKEFNGIRIPSKSDVTWFEKDEEFRWFEVEITDIQYNVPSLY, encoded by the coding sequence TTGTTTGTTAAGAATGGCGAAAACCAAGTTGCTAATTTATTAGAAGGTATTGATAAAGAGAGCTCAAAAACAATTGAAAGAGAAGACATGAAAAAACTTCCATCTCCTGTTCAAAAGTGGTTAACTAATACCAATGTAATAGGAAAGGAAGAAGTTAAAACTGTTCGTCTTAAACAACAAGGAAGAATGAGAACTGAAAAAAATGGCAAATGGTTGCCCACCAAAGGAGAACAGTATTTTTCAATTAGTGAACCAGGATTTATTTGGATAGCTGATGTCAAAATGGCACCTTTAGTGCAATTATCCGGCATTGATACTTTCATAGCTGGAACAGGAAAAATGAAAATTAAAGTCTTCTCTTTATTTCCAGTTGTCGATGCAAAGGGTCCTGAAATGGATTCCGGTACAATGATGAGATATCTTGCTGAAATGATGTGGTATCCTTCAGCTGCACTAAAACCCTATATTAAATGGGAGGAAATTGATGGGACCTCTGCAAAAGCTACAATGGAATACAACGGGATATCCGTCTCAGGTGTTTTTTATTTTAATGAGAAAGGCGACATCCTCCGTTTCGTTGGAAAAAGATACAGAGAAGTAAATGGTAAGTATGTATTAAGTGATTGGGGAGCAATAAATAAAGAATTTAAAGAATTTAATGGTATTCGAATACCTAGTAAATCCGATGTTACTTGGTTCGAGAAAGATGAAGAGTTTAGATGGTTTGAGGTGGAAATCACCGATATACAATACAATGTCCCATCGCTTTATTAG
- a CDS encoding phytoene/squalene synthase family protein, translating to MSEAINLHRSAINMLMVTSRTFFIPISYLPSELKEAVTSAYLCMRAIDEIEDHPQLPLESKHKLLHSISLLLKKPFNHKELMALFHPYHTLLPEVTLRLGDWINLCPQTLVENVLNATSTMAKGMADWTLKEWRIQNVEDLNEYTFYVAGLVGVMLSDIWKWYDDVETDKDLAIAFGRGLQSVNILRNRAEDLERGVDFFPNGWELEDMFMYARRNLALADVYMKDIKPGPILNFCKIPIVLAHGTLDALTEGKEKMSRAAVTEIVSRVVNRK from the coding sequence ATGAGTGAAGCAATCAATTTACATAGAAGTGCGATAAACATGTTGATGGTAACAAGCCGGACCTTCTTTATTCCTATTAGTTATCTACCGTCAGAATTAAAAGAAGCAGTAACATCTGCTTACTTGTGCATGAGAGCTATTGATGAGATTGAAGACCACCCTCAACTCCCATTGGAATCTAAACATAAACTATTACATTCTATCAGCCTGCTCTTGAAAAAGCCCTTTAATCATAAAGAGTTAATGGCGTTATTTCACCCATACCACACCCTTCTGCCGGAGGTTACTTTACGATTAGGAGATTGGATAAATCTTTGTCCACAGACATTGGTTGAGAACGTTTTGAATGCCACATCTACTATGGCGAAGGGGATGGCGGACTGGACTTTAAAAGAGTGGCGGATTCAGAATGTAGAAGATTTAAATGAATATACCTTTTACGTTGCAGGTTTGGTAGGAGTCATGCTCTCTGATATTTGGAAGTGGTACGACGATGTTGAAACGGACAAGGATCTGGCTATAGCTTTTGGTCGTGGTTTACAGTCTGTCAATATTCTTCGTAATCGTGCTGAAGATTTAGAACGAGGTGTGGATTTCTTTCCCAATGGATGGGAGTTAGAAGATATGTTTATGTACGCCCGGCGTAACCTAGCATTGGCTGACGTTTATATGAAGGATATTAAACCCGGTCCGATCCTTAATTTTTGTAAAATCCCGATAGTACTTGCTCATGGTACTCTTGACGCTTTAACAGAGGGGAAGGAAAAAATGAGTAGAGCTGCTGTAACTGAAATAGTTAGTCGAGTAGTAAATAGAAAATAG
- a CDS encoding DUF421 domain-containing protein, producing the protein MREMMDFLDNLPTLPYIFKALLIFLAAIMLLRIAGKRSLAETTVSEAVLRISIGAVLIQPLALRNEWEAIYAGTLLIIGIVLLAKIQIWIPKSRKFINGVPSVLINDGQMKLEELKKARLTTDELQSSLRLKNIGNVEDVELAVLESNGKISTTLKPNKAPATKEDIQKILDILAQNGIRPPSQNQSQAKTPPLFQEAYDEGDIVDYKPQIH; encoded by the coding sequence ATGAGAGAAATGATGGATTTTTTGGACAATCTACCTACCTTACCTTATATATTTAAGGCATTGTTAATTTTTTTGGCTGCAATTATGCTTTTGCGTATCGCTGGAAAGAGATCACTTGCAGAAACGACCGTTTCGGAAGCAGTGTTGAGGATTTCGATAGGTGCTGTACTAATCCAACCTTTAGCATTAAGAAATGAATGGGAAGCTATATATGCTGGGACTTTGCTTATTATAGGAATTGTATTACTTGCAAAAATACAAATATGGATACCAAAATCAAGAAAGTTTATTAATGGAGTACCATCCGTACTAATTAATGATGGGCAAATGAAATTAGAAGAGCTAAAAAAAGCCAGACTAACGACAGATGAGCTACAAAGTTCACTTCGCCTAAAAAACATAGGCAATGTCGAAGATGTAGAATTGGCGGTATTAGAGTCCAATGGTAAAATATCGACTACCCTAAAGCCAAACAAAGCACCTGCAACCAAAGAAGATATTCAAAAAATTTTGGATATCTTAGCTCAAAATGGTATTCGCCCTCCATCACAAAATCAGTCTCAAGCGAAGACGCCACCATTATTTCAAGAAGCATATGACGAGGGAGACATAGTGGATTATAAGCCTCAGATACATTAA
- a CDS encoding YetF domain-containing protein codes for MPEYVEVAGRAILSFLVLFTLARILGKKQISHLTFFDYVVGIVIGDMASQIAIDTSMKFVNGLIGLVVYTLLSVILAYGAIKSFKFRDLVESSPSILIKDGKIMEKSLFKHKMTYDDLMNGLREKDAFMIDEVEMAILETNGQISVMKKPEYQSLTPKDIGLKMKADHAPSLIIIDGTLLEKRLGSLGYTKDWLLSEIKKKGANDFEDVFLAQIDSNGIVFVDLYDDKEDKL; via the coding sequence ATGCCGGAATATGTAGAAGTGGCTGGTCGGGCTATCCTTTCTTTTTTAGTATTATTTACTCTTGCAAGAATTCTTGGAAAAAAGCAGATTTCACATCTAACTTTTTTTGATTATGTCGTTGGGATTGTCATTGGAGACATGGCTTCACAAATAGCCATAGACACTTCCATGAAGTTCGTGAATGGCTTAATAGGATTAGTGGTTTATACGCTTTTATCCGTCATTCTCGCATACGGTGCAATCAAATCGTTTAAGTTTAGAGACTTAGTAGAGAGTAGTCCGTCTATTCTCATTAAAGATGGCAAAATCATGGAGAAAAGTCTATTTAAACATAAGATGACCTACGATGACCTCATGAATGGTTTAAGGGAAAAAGACGCTTTTATGATTGATGAGGTTGAAATGGCCATTTTGGAAACAAATGGGCAGATCAGTGTAATGAAGAAACCAGAGTACCAGTCGCTAACGCCAAAAGACATTGGTCTAAAAATGAAAGCGGACCATGCCCCGTCCTTAATTATTATAGATGGAACACTTTTAGAAAAACGCTTAGGATCTTTAGGCTATACAAAAGATTGGCTTTTAAGTGAGATAAAGAAAAAAGGGGCAAATGATTTTGAAGATGTCTTTTTAGCACAGATTGATTCTAATGGTATTGTTTTTGTGGATTTATATGATGATAAGGAAGATAAACTCTAA
- a CDS encoding VOC family protein, with translation MKLGAFSVSLNVKDIHVSKEFYENLGFQAFGGDISQNWLIMKNENCIIGLFQGMFEKNILTFNPGWNENAGNLESFTDVRDIQKQLKEKGITMLSEADETTEGPAHLIIEDPDGNQILLDQHR, from the coding sequence ATGAAGTTAGGTGCATTTTCTGTCAGTTTAAATGTAAAAGACATTCATGTATCAAAAGAGTTTTATGAAAACCTAGGATTTCAAGCCTTTGGTGGTGACATTTCTCAAAATTGGCTGATTATGAAGAATGAAAATTGTATCATTGGACTATTCCAAGGTATGTTTGAAAAAAACATCCTCACTTTTAATCCAGGTTGGAATGAGAATGCAGGAAATCTCGAATCCTTTACCGATGTACGGGACATTCAAAAACAGCTAAAAGAAAAAGGAATAACCATGCTCTCTGAAGCAGATGAAACCACTGAAGGACCAGCTCATTTAATCATTGAAGATCCAGATGGCAATCAAATTCTCTTAGACCAACACAGATGA
- a CDS encoding DNA alkylation repair protein: MTYEEIMQRLEELGSEQTKQIYNNHGVKEPFFGVKIGDLKKLVKYVKKDHELALKLYKSGNHDAMYLAGLSVNPKLISKETLQDWAQKAYWYMATEYTVAQVAAESDYAMELAREWMKCEEEMIAVCGWSTYSNYLSITPDEKLEITEIHSLLDHVKNNIHSEQNRVRYVMNGFVISVGAYVTELSEKAKQVAEYIGKVQVNVGNTACKVPLATDYIKKIEVKNRVGLKRKTCIC; this comes from the coding sequence GTGACATATGAAGAAATAATGCAAAGACTTGAAGAATTAGGTTCCGAGCAAACGAAGCAAATTTATAATAATCACGGCGTAAAAGAGCCTTTTTTTGGTGTGAAAATTGGGGATTTGAAGAAACTAGTTAAATATGTGAAGAAGGATCATGAATTAGCCTTAAAACTATATAAATCTGGCAATCATGATGCCATGTATTTGGCAGGTCTTTCGGTAAATCCAAAACTAATTTCAAAAGAGACCTTACAGGATTGGGCTCAGAAAGCTTACTGGTATATGGCCACGGAATATACGGTGGCACAAGTAGCTGCCGAAAGTGATTATGCAATGGAATTGGCCAGAGAGTGGATGAAATGTGAGGAAGAAATGATCGCGGTTTGCGGCTGGAGCACTTATTCCAATTATTTATCCATCACCCCTGATGAAAAGTTGGAAATAACTGAAATTCATTCTTTGTTAGACCATGTAAAAAATAACATCCATTCTGAACAAAATCGTGTCAGATATGTGATGAATGGTTTTGTTATTTCTGTCGGCGCCTATGTAACGGAACTAAGTGAGAAAGCAAAACAGGTGGCAGAATATATTGGCAAGGTGCAAGTAAACGTAGGCAACACCGCTTGTAAAGTTCCTCTTGCAACAGATTACATAAAGAAAATAGAAGTGAAAAATAGAGTAGGTTTAAAGCGAAAGACTTGTATATGTTAG
- a CDS encoding YolD-like family protein — protein MAIRDRGKLKWRPASFMPEGFAMTRAMYKDQERQEKPTLDEYQREEFNQQICYAMEFHLPVKLTIWHDGFLQEITGNVHYIDPIKRHLRIESKPSEIQRVELDSVVGVVVVD, from the coding sequence ATGGCAATACGCGATAGAGGCAAATTAAAATGGCGGCCTGCGTCTTTTATGCCTGAAGGGTTCGCTATGACTCGTGCCATGTATAAAGATCAAGAACGGCAGGAAAAACCAACACTTGACGAATATCAGAGAGAGGAGTTTAACCAGCAAATTTGCTATGCGATGGAATTTCACTTACCGGTAAAGCTAACCATTTGGCATGATGGTTTTTTACAAGAGATTACAGGTAATGTCCATTACATCGATCCCATTAAACGCCATTTGCGTATTGAGAGTAAACCAAGTGAAATTCAGCGTGTGGAACTAGACTCTGTCGTTGGAGTCGTAGTTGTTGACTAA
- a CDS encoding FbpB family small basic protein, whose amino-acid sequence MRKRSMISFKKLVDENKQELKSDLKAMERIEAKIDKKHSKR is encoded by the coding sequence ATGAGGAAACGTAGCATGATAAGCTTTAAGAAATTAGTCGATGAAAACAAACAGGAATTAAAAAGTGATCTCAAAGCAATGGAGAGAATTGAGGCGAAAATTGATAAAAAACATTCCAAAAGATAA
- a CDS encoding DUF1450 domain-containing protein, with amino-acid sequence MNFITKLFAKEKKLTIDFCEKNLDRFLTEDLQSEYSTFLSKKNIDYKEYMCQSRCEECKNSPYAIVNGEFIAAGDSMELLQKLKHLQSDKK; translated from the coding sequence ATGAATTTTATTACAAAACTTTTTGCAAAAGAAAAGAAATTAACGATCGATTTTTGTGAAAAGAACCTCGATCGTTTTCTAACGGAGGACTTACAAAGTGAATATAGTACCTTCCTGAGTAAAAAAAATATCGATTATAAAGAGTATATGTGCCAAAGTCGATGTGAGGAATGCAAAAACTCTCCTTATGCGATTGTTAATGGCGAATTTATTGCGGCAGGGGATTCAATGGAATTATTGCAGAAGCTTAAACATCTCCAAAGTGATAAAAAGTAG
- the mutM gene encoding bifunctional DNA-formamidopyrimidine glycosylase/DNA-(apurinic or apyrimidinic site) lyase, producing the protein MPELPEMENYRRLLNQKIAGQTITQVQINREKSVNVNPTLFISTVTNQKVVTVGRRGKHLLFHLDNGQVLLLHLMLGGWMYFGTEEDKPNRTVQVRMSFGNHHLYFIGLRLGYLYLYSEQDVQKELSSLGPEPLDPQFTAQAFLKLLGDRRGKIKTKLLDQDFIAGIGNCYSDEICYHAGIKTKRSIEDIEENERNQLYQSMKHILQDALKHGGYMENPLFKGDNLTGGYNNLCLVYDREGEICKRCGSTIIKEMISSRKTFFCPNCQK; encoded by the coding sequence ATGCCTGAACTGCCAGAGATGGAAAATTACCGAAGATTGTTAAATCAAAAAATAGCGGGACAAACCATTACCCAAGTACAAATCAATCGAGAGAAATCGGTTAATGTGAACCCAACTCTCTTCATTAGTACCGTTACAAATCAGAAGGTCGTCACAGTCGGTCGTAGAGGGAAGCATTTATTATTTCATTTAGATAACGGACAAGTTTTATTGCTCCATTTAATGCTTGGCGGCTGGATGTATTTTGGTACAGAAGAGGACAAACCTAACCGGACGGTTCAGGTTCGTATGTCCTTTGGAAATCATCACCTTTATTTTATTGGGCTCAGGCTGGGTTATTTATATTTATATAGTGAACAGGATGTTCAAAAAGAATTATCCTCGCTCGGTCCAGAGCCATTGGATCCACAATTCACGGCACAAGCATTTTTGAAGCTGCTTGGTGACAGACGGGGGAAAATCAAAACAAAACTCCTTGATCAGGATTTTATTGCAGGTATTGGAAACTGCTACTCTGATGAAATCTGTTATCACGCTGGAATCAAAACCAAACGGAGTATTGAAGACATAGAGGAGAATGAACGAAATCAACTTTACCAATCAATGAAGCATATACTCCAAGATGCGCTTAAGCATGGAGGCTACATGGAAAATCCTCTTTTCAAAGGAGATAACCTAACAGGTGGGTATAATAACCTTTGTTTGGTGTATGACAGAGAAGGAGAAATTTGCAAAAGGTGTGGAAGCACAATCATAAAAGAAATGATTTCTTCTCGCAAAACTTTTTTCTGTCCTAACTGTCAAAAATAG